From the Patescibacteria group bacterium genome, one window contains:
- the pheT gene encoding phenylalanine--tRNA ligase subunit beta has product MLFSVNWLKEHIQGQLPAPDKLEQLLNMHIFEVEGKEQKKGDWIFDVAVFTHRGDAVSHRGLARELAALLGRQMKKLPLKPLKKERGSLAPLKIKVQSRAVYRYSALVFEGIRISKSPQWLRDRLELLGINSINNIVDVTNYVMAELGQPLHAFDYDTLRGHQMIVREAKEGEKIETLDDLTFTLSKGTLVIEDKNRLIDLAGIKGGKYSGIKRNTRNVVLQAASFSGKRIYKTKKQLGYTTPAADIYIHELDPNGTVEALERAVELLSKLGKVKIVQMVDVYPEKRIAKKLLFDPTLLKQYLGVSLPKTVVTQILKRLGFKVKNQRNKWEVTVPTFRQDITLPVDLIEEVARMYGYEKIAPVFPVTSLLPSVENPVVRFKEWVQNALVEAGFTETYNYSFIGEKDLETFQYVAKDRAALVGLQNPYSEEYKYLRQNLIENLLKVAGENTRRLVGKDIRVFELGKAFQNIKGKIVEWHLATGVLALSEMNDQVAFAEAKGVVDFVLSRLGIAGSWYDSFAATPLHSRTSLWHEKKGAEIKVGQKKIGFLGIVAPKITANLKLKGSCAVFSLNIEELLPLFAKERQYQAIPRFPAVLRDLAILVPRRTKIVDVMNIMHTAGAELLEDIDLFDMYEGEHIPEGQKSLAFHLIYQSQHRTLTAKEADSVHQEIISTLEKNPAWEVRK; this is encoded by the coding sequence ATGTTGTTTTCTGTAAACTGGCTCAAAGAACATATTCAAGGGCAACTTCCTGCCCCAGACAAACTGGAGCAGCTTTTGAATATGCATATTTTTGAGGTGGAAGGAAAGGAGCAAAAGAAAGGAGACTGGATATTTGATGTTGCTGTATTTACACACCGAGGAGATGCAGTTTCGCACCGCGGTTTAGCGCGTGAACTTGCGGCTCTCTTAGGCCGCCAGATGAAAAAGCTTCCTTTAAAACCCTTGAAAAAAGAAAGGGGGAGTTTGGCTCCTCTTAAAATAAAGGTTCAATCTCGCGCGGTATATCGATATTCTGCTTTGGTTTTTGAAGGGATTCGTATCAGCAAATCCCCTCAATGGCTTAGGGACCGCCTGGAATTACTGGGTATCAACTCCATTAATAATATAGTGGATGTCACCAACTATGTCATGGCAGAGCTTGGCCAGCCCCTCCATGCTTTTGACTATGACACGCTGCGAGGTCACCAGATGATTGTTCGAGAAGCCAAAGAGGGAGAGAAGATAGAGACCTTAGATGACCTTACCTTTACACTTTCCAAGGGAACCTTGGTTATTGAGGACAAAAATCGCTTAATTGATTTAGCTGGGATTAAAGGGGGAAAGTACAGCGGCATTAAGCGCAATACCAGGAATGTGGTACTCCAAGCAGCATCTTTTTCTGGAAAGCGCATCTACAAGACCAAAAAGCAGCTTGGGTACACCACACCGGCAGCAGATATCTATATCCACGAACTGGATCCTAATGGCACGGTAGAGGCCTTAGAGCGTGCTGTAGAGCTTCTAAGCAAGTTAGGGAAGGTAAAGATTGTGCAGATGGTGGACGTATACCCTGAAAAGAGGATAGCAAAGAAACTCTTGTTTGACCCGACTTTATTAAAGCAATACCTTGGGGTCTCACTGCCAAAGACTGTTGTCACACAGATTTTGAAGCGCCTGGGATTTAAGGTGAAAAATCAAAGGAACAAATGGGAAGTCACCGTTCCCACATTTCGCCAGGATATTACTTTGCCGGTAGACCTAATAGAAGAGGTGGCGCGTATGTACGGGTATGAAAAGATTGCCCCTGTCTTTCCCGTAACCTCGCTCTTGCCTTCAGTTGAAAATCCCGTTGTGCGCTTTAAAGAATGGGTACAGAACGCCTTGGTAGAGGCAGGGTTTACGGAAACATACAACTACTCTTTTATCGGGGAAAAAGACCTTGAAACATTTCAGTATGTTGCGAAAGATAGAGCAGCTCTGGTTGGGCTTCAAAACCCTTATAGTGAGGAGTACAAATACTTGCGCCAAAACCTCATAGAAAACCTCTTGAAGGTAGCCGGAGAAAACACAAGACGTCTTGTGGGCAAAGACATTCGGGTATTTGAGCTGGGAAAGGCATTCCAAAACATAAAAGGAAAGATTGTAGAATGGCATCTTGCAACCGGTGTTCTTGCCCTATCAGAAATGAATGACCAGGTAGCATTCGCTGAAGCAAAAGGTGTGGTAGATTTTGTATTGAGCCGCCTTGGAATTGCAGGCTCTTGGTATGACAGCTTTGCCGCAACCCCATTGCACTCTCGAACCTCGCTATGGCATGAAAAGAAGGGGGCTGAAATAAAGGTTGGGCAAAAGAAGATTGGGTTTCTTGGTATTGTCGCCCCTAAAATTACAGCAAACCTGAAGCTCAAGGGAAGCTGCGCTGTTTTTTCCCTTAATATAGAAGAACTCTTGCCCTTGTTTGCGAAAGAACGTCAGTATCAAGCAATTCCTCGTTTTCCTGCGGTCTTGCGTGATCTTGCAATATTGGTTCCCCGCAGAACCAAGATAGTTGACGTCATGAATATTATGCATACTGCGGGAGCCGAGCTCCTTGAAGATATCGATCTTTTTGATATGTATGAGGGCGAGC
- the gatA gene encoding Asp-tRNA(Asn)/Glu-tRNA(Gln) amidotransferase subunit GatA: MKPETLTIDSVQRGLQKKEFSAIELAESALKETEKQEPNLHAFLTLTPELARASAQATDEKIARGEELPPLSGVPCSVKDAILVQGIRCTAGSRMLDNYIAPYDAAAVKKIKEAGAVIIGKTNMDEFGMGASTENSAFGATHNPADLERVPGGSSGGSAASVASGEAMLSLGADTGGSIRLPASFCGVVGLKPTYGAVSRAGIIALASSLDQVGPFARTTRDVQILFEAIRGKDPNDATSVDIPGGGKEMNVKDLRIGIPKEYFAEGLDLKVEKLIRAAVQKFEKAGAKIVELELPHTQYALAAYYVINMSEASANLARYDGIRYGLHQEAPDLFQEYLDSRGTGLGTEVKRRIMLGTYALSQGYYDAYYVKAQKVRSLLKQDFDSAFAKVDVIMGPVSPVLPFKLGERTQNPLAMYLVDIYTVPVNLVGLPGISLPAGKVGNLPVGLQVIAPAFQENLLFSVGKTLENL; encoded by the coding sequence ATGAAACCTGAAACATTGACTATTGATTCTGTTCAGCGGGGTCTGCAAAAGAAAGAGTTTTCTGCGATAGAGCTTGCCGAAAGTGCGCTTAAGGAAACAGAGAAACAGGAACCAAATCTGCATGCTTTTTTAACCTTGACTCCAGAGCTCGCGCGAGCTTCTGCTCAGGCAACAGATGAAAAAATTGCAAGGGGAGAAGAACTGCCGCCTCTTTCTGGCGTTCCTTGTTCGGTAAAGGATGCAATCTTGGTTCAAGGAATAAGGTGTACTGCAGGGTCCCGTATGCTCGATAACTATATTGCCCCATATGATGCTGCCGCAGTGAAGAAGATAAAGGAAGCAGGAGCTGTGATAATTGGGAAAACCAACATGGATGAGTTTGGGATGGGGGCTTCCACAGAAAACTCTGCTTTTGGAGCAACTCATAACCCCGCTGATTTAGAACGGGTTCCGGGCGGCAGTTCTGGAGGGTCTGCAGCATCAGTGGCGAGCGGAGAAGCCATGCTTTCTTTAGGAGCAGATACCGGCGGCTCTATTCGGCTGCCAGCTTCCTTTTGTGGGGTTGTTGGATTAAAACCAACCTATGGGGCAGTTTCAAGAGCTGGTATCATTGCCTTGGCTTCCTCGCTGGATCAAGTTGGGCCTTTTGCAAGAACCACGAGAGATGTACAAATCTTGTTTGAAGCTATCCGCGGGAAAGATCCGAATGATGCGACAAGCGTGGATATTCCAGGAGGCGGAAAAGAAATGAACGTTAAAGATCTTCGCATTGGGATCCCTAAAGAATACTTTGCAGAGGGATTGGATCTTAAAGTGGAAAAACTCATACGAGCTGCCGTGCAAAAGTTTGAGAAAGCTGGTGCAAAGATAGTAGAGCTTGAGCTCCCGCATACTCAGTATGCCTTGGCTGCCTATTACGTAATCAATATGTCTGAGGCATCAGCAAACCTGGCTCGGTATGATGGCATTCGCTATGGACTCCACCAAGAAGCTCCTGATCTGTTCCAAGAGTATCTTGACTCTCGAGGCACCGGTCTTGGAACTGAAGTGAAGCGCAGGATTATGCTGGGTACTTATGCCCTTTCTCAAGGATACTACGATGCCTATTACGTGAAAGCGCAAAAGGTGCGCTCTCTGTTAAAACAGGATTTTGATAGTGCATTTGCCAAGGTAGATGTGATTATGGGACCAGTATCTCCGGTTCTGCCTTTCAAATTGGGTGAACGAACTCAAAACCCATTGGCAATGTATTTAGTTGATATTTATACTGTTCCCGTGAATTTGGTGGGGCTGCCTGGAATTTCTCTCCCGGCAGGAAAGGTCGGTAATCTTCCTGTTGGGCTTCAGGTCATAGCCCCAGCATTTCAAGAAAACTTGCTCTTTTCTGTGGGCAAAACCCTTGAGAACCTGTAA
- the pyrF gene encoding orotidine-5'-phosphate decarboxylase: MTTRHFGELLAARMEAGFAVCVGLDSDHARLPAVATDVKNVGWRSKGKQMHWFNCHIVDAVADLVVCFKPNVAFYEAHAGGFSALRETIRYIHKRFSDIPVIVDGKRTDIGSTNKGYVQSLFDYLEADAITINPYFGAEAVMPFLEREEKGIFVLCRTSNPGAGEFQDLMVEVDIGKMPLYQVVARRVANNWNERGNCGLVVGATYPEELVRVRQLVGDDIPILVPGVGTQGGSVQEVVAAGKKNLIINSSSAVIFASNGSDFYGAARIVTQELHDKTQAAHAAMA; encoded by the coding sequence ATGACAACCCGACATTTCGGAGAACTTCTGGCAGCTCGCATGGAGGCTGGATTTGCGGTCTGTGTGGGTCTCGACAGCGACCATGCACGCCTCCCTGCGGTGGCAACCGACGTAAAAAACGTCGGGTGGCGGTCAAAGGGAAAGCAGATGCACTGGTTCAACTGCCATATCGTAGACGCGGTGGCAGACCTGGTAGTGTGTTTCAAGCCTAATGTCGCCTTCTATGAGGCGCACGCGGGTGGATTCAGTGCCCTCCGAGAAACGATCCGCTACATCCACAAGCGGTTCTCGGACATCCCGGTAATCGTGGACGGCAAGCGCACCGACATCGGCAGCACGAACAAGGGATACGTCCAATCCTTATTTGACTACCTTGAGGCCGATGCCATCACCATCAACCCGTACTTCGGCGCCGAAGCAGTGATGCCTTTCCTGGAACGGGAAGAAAAGGGTATCTTTGTCCTTTGCAGGACGTCGAACCCAGGAGCAGGCGAGTTCCAAGACCTCATGGTAGAAGTCGACATCGGGAAGATGCCCCTCTACCAAGTGGTAGCAAGAAGGGTGGCAAACAACTGGAATGAACGGGGCAACTGTGGGTTGGTTGTTGGAGCAACTTACCCAGAAGAGCTTGTCCGGGTACGCCAACTTGTCGGTGACGATATACCCATTCTCGTTCCCGGCGTTGGAACCCAAGGAGGAAGTGTACAGGAAGTGGTAGCTGCCGGTAAGAAGAACCTGATCATCAACTCGAGTAGCGCTGTCATCTTTGCCTCCAACGGTTCAGATTTTTATGGCGCAGCAAGAATCGTTACCCAGGAGCTCCACGATAAGACTCAAGCGGCACACGCTGCCATGGCCTAG
- the pheS gene encoding phenylalanine--tRNA ligase subunit alpha — protein sequence MVHSLKALEITAKKDINKAKTLKALDGVFRVYLGKKGELTQLLKSLAKLKVTQRKKQGKAANALKEKIQKLVQNKTQELQKKEASVVEQGEWLDITMPGRKIEQGHVHPLTQVHRKAQEIFRSMGFAVAEGPEVESEWYNFDALNMPPDHPAREMWDTFWLKQKERSKNTKENFLLRTHTSPVQIRYMQQHNPPLRIIAPGRVFRYEATDARHQINFYQLEGLMVGKDVSVANFRAMIQEFYQKFFGKKITVRLRPSYFPFTEPSFEVDMTCVVCIGKGCSSCGHGGFMEMMGAGMVHPNVFKAAGYNPKNWQGFAFGMGIDRLAMMKYKVEDIRLFYTKDLRFLQQF from the coding sequence ATGGTACATAGCCTCAAAGCCCTGGAAATAACGGCAAAAAAAGACATCAACAAGGCTAAAACCCTCAAAGCATTAGATGGGGTTTTTCGTGTGTATTTAGGTAAAAAAGGCGAGCTCACCCAGTTGTTAAAATCCCTTGCAAAGCTCAAGGTAACACAAAGAAAAAAACAGGGGAAAGCAGCTAACGCGCTAAAAGAAAAGATTCAAAAGTTGGTTCAGAACAAAACACAGGAATTACAAAAGAAAGAAGCTTCTGTTGTTGAACAAGGAGAGTGGCTGGACATTACAATGCCAGGGAGAAAGATTGAGCAAGGCCATGTGCATCCTTTAACGCAAGTGCACAGAAAAGCGCAGGAGATCTTTCGTTCTATGGGTTTTGCGGTGGCCGAAGGACCAGAAGTTGAAAGCGAATGGTATAATTTTGATGCTTTGAATATGCCTCCTGACCACCCAGCAAGAGAAATGTGGGATACCTTCTGGTTAAAACAAAAGGAGCGCTCAAAAAACACCAAGGAAAACTTTCTTTTGAGAACCCATACCAGCCCGGTACAGATTAGGTATATGCAGCAGCATAACCCACCCTTGCGCATTATTGCACCAGGTCGTGTGTTCCGTTATGAGGCGACAGACGCAAGGCATCAGATTAACTTTTACCAACTGGAAGGGCTTATGGTGGGAAAAGATGTTTCGGTAGCCAATTTCCGTGCCATGATCCAAGAATTTTACCAAAAGTTCTTTGGAAAAAAGATTACGGTCAGGCTCCGCCCCAGCTATTTTCCCTTTACCGAGCCCTCTTTTGAAGTAGATATGACCTGTGTGGTGTGTATAGGAAAGGGATGCAGTTCTTGCGGCCACGGTGGATTCATGGAAATGATGGGGGCTGGTATGGTGCATCCCAACGTATTCAAGGCAGCAGGATACAACCCCAAAAACTGGCAGGGTTTTGCCTTTGGCATGGGGATAGATAGGTTGGCAATGATGAAATACAAGGTGGAGGATATTCGCCTCTTTTATACCAAAGATCTAAGATTCCTCCAGCAATTCTAG
- the gatC gene encoding Asp-tRNA(Asn)/Glu-tRNA(Gln) amidotransferase subunit GatC: MIDKEQVKHIAKLARLQLKEEEVAAYQQDLSQILDYFDILKEVNTENVEPMTHSIHHENIIREDVPQREDPDVILRMMQLVPAMKDGFLKVKEILKRDA, translated from the coding sequence ATGATTGACAAAGAACAGGTTAAGCATATTGCAAAACTTGCCCGCCTCCAATTGAAAGAGGAAGAGGTTGCAGCATACCAACAGGATTTATCACAAATCCTAGATTATTTTGATATTTTAAAAGAAGTGAATACTGAAAACGTAGAACCCATGACCCACTCTATTCATCATGAAAACATTATCCGGGAAGATGTTCCGCAAAGAGAAGACCCCGATGTTATCTTGCGTATGATGCAGTTGGTGCCAGCCATGAAAGATGGGTTCTTGAAGGTAAAAGAAATCTTGAAACGTGATGCATGA
- a CDS encoding rod shape-determining protein, whose product MLRKILSHLGQDIAIDLGTANSLVYVRDRGIVIQEPSVVAVNQKTGQILAIGNEAKNMVGRTPSHIVATRPLVKGVISDFEVTEQMLRYFINKVAQRKFLFSPGPRVIIGIPFGVTEVEKKAVRDATLQAGAREVYLIEEPMAAAIGSRLAVQEAGGNFIVDIGGGTAEVAIISLGGIVLANSLRTAGDKLNEDIIQFAQDEYKLLIGERTAESLKIGIGSAYPLKEKREMPLRGRNLVSGLPEEIMVSDTVIRKAMERSVRQIVGEIKAAVEQTPPELLADIMEKGIYLSGGGALLRGFDTLIAKETKIPTTTVEDPLTAVVRGAGMVLENLDELQEVLVESEELEPPH is encoded by the coding sequence ATGCTGCGGAAGATATTGTCACATTTGGGTCAAGACATTGCCATTGATCTTGGAACGGCGAACTCGTTGGTATATGTACGGGATAGAGGCATTGTTATTCAAGAACCTTCAGTGGTTGCAGTAAACCAAAAAACCGGGCAGATTTTGGCGATTGGGAATGAGGCAAAGAACATGGTAGGGAGAACCCCATCCCACATTGTGGCAACGCGGCCTTTGGTAAAGGGAGTCATCTCCGACTTTGAGGTAACAGAGCAAATGCTCAGGTACTTTATCAACAAAGTGGCACAAAGAAAGTTTCTGTTTTCTCCTGGCCCCCGGGTTATCATTGGCATTCCCTTTGGTGTGACCGAGGTGGAAAAAAAGGCGGTGCGGGATGCTACCTTGCAAGCCGGAGCCCGAGAAGTCTATCTTATCGAAGAGCCCATGGCAGCTGCCATTGGATCTCGCCTTGCAGTACAAGAGGCCGGCGGCAACTTTATCGTAGACATTGGGGGAGGAACAGCTGAAGTTGCCATTATTTCTCTTGGCGGCATTGTACTTGCAAACTCTTTGCGGACCGCAGGCGACAAGTTAAATGAAGACATCATCCAATTTGCTCAGGACGAATACAAACTCCTTATCGGCGAACGTACCGCAGAAAGTTTAAAAATAGGCATTGGCTCTGCTTACCCCTTAAAAGAAAAAAGAGAGATGCCGCTTCGGGGGCGTAACTTAGTGTCTGGGCTTCCCGAGGAAATTATGGTGTCAGATACAGTGATTCGAAAAGCAATGGAGCGCTCCGTGCGCCAGATTGTAGGGGAGATTAAAGCTGCCGTGGAGCAAACTCCTCCTGAGCTCTTAGCTGACATTATGGAAAAGGGCATCTACCTTTCTGGTGGTGGAGCTTTGCTGCGCGGTTTCGATACCTTAATTGCAAAAGAAACCAAGATTCCCACAACCACCGTAGAAGATCCTCTTACCGCCGTGGTTAGGGGTGCTGGCATGGTGCTGGAAAACCTGGATGAACTGCAAGAGGTATTGGTAGAAAGCGAAGAACTAGAACCACCCCACTAA
- a CDS encoding phosphoribosyltransferase, giving the protein MLTRELLESMGAILSGHFVFASGLHSNTYINKDAVLVRPRLLNDVAKDIVAHSGPDIQTVVAPEKGGIKLVHAVAQELCRLMESEIFSPYAERGENDRFYFKREHGKFVAGYQVLVVEDVITTGTTVRSVIDAVRELGGTVVGVGVICNRGKETAQTLGVPWLYSVLQIPLPNWEAILCPLCLQRMPVNTEVGHGWKFVA; this is encoded by the coding sequence ATGCTTACAAGAGAACTGCTTGAGTCGATGGGCGCCATCCTGTCGGGACACTTCGTGTTTGCCTCGGGGCTTCACAGCAACACATACATCAACAAGGATGCCGTGCTCGTACGACCTCGTCTGCTCAACGATGTTGCCAAAGACATCGTTGCTCACTCTGGCCCGGATATTCAGACGGTTGTCGCTCCTGAAAAGGGCGGCATCAAGCTTGTGCATGCTGTCGCCCAGGAATTGTGCCGTCTCATGGAGTCAGAGATATTCTCCCCATATGCTGAACGAGGGGAGAATGACCGCTTCTACTTCAAGCGAGAACACGGCAAGTTTGTGGCGGGATACCAGGTGCTTGTTGTAGAAGATGTCATCACCACCGGAACTACGGTCCGCTCAGTCATTGATGCAGTGCGCGAGCTTGGCGGTACGGTCGTGGGTGTGGGCGTTATCTGCAATCGAGGCAAGGAAACTGCGCAGACCCTGGGAGTTCCATGGCTGTATTCCGTACTCCAGATTCCCTTGCCGAACTGGGAAGCAATTTTATGCCCCCTCTGCCTACAGAGAATGCCGGTGAATACCGAGGTGGGGCATGGGTGGAAATTTGTTGCCTAG